A region from the Clostridium beijerinckii genome encodes:
- a CDS encoding FeoB-associated Cys-rich membrane protein, whose amino-acid sequence MVATIIIGGTILGLMTLIIMKQVKKVRSGEGGCGCGCSGCSSASSCHGIKVEKK is encoded by the coding sequence ATGGTAGCAACAATTATAATAGGTGGAACTATTTTGGGGCTGATGACACTCATAATAATGAAGCAAGTTAAAAAGGTAAGAAGTGGAGAGGGTGGTTGTGGCTGTGGGTGCTCTGGGTGCTCTTCAGCTAGTTCATGTCATGGAATTAAAGTAGAAAAGAAATAG
- the feoB gene encoding ferrous iron transport protein B: protein MSIKIGLAGNPNCGKTTMFNELTGSSQYVGNWPGVTVEKKGGKLKGSKDVEIVDLPGIYSLSPYTLEEVVTRDFMINDKPDAIVNIVDASNIERNLYLTTQILELGIPTVIALNMMDIVEKNGDKIDINKLSKTLGCPIVETSALKGNGVKEAAEKAIEVAKAKRNPNFMLTFSKEANEAFEEIEKVILKNIPHEGIQTRWLSIKLFERDQNVIDKLKLSKTVLDEIEVIIKNYEAELDDDCESIVTGDRYAFIGDVVSSTIKKQSKGKETTSDKIDKIVTNRFLALPIFAAIMFGVYYIAVSSLGTIVTDWTNDVLFGEIIQTNVSNWLISANVADWLQGLVVDGIIGGVGAVLGFVPQIMVLFLLLSILEDCGYMSRVAFIMDRIFRKFGLSGKSFIPMLISSGCGVPGIMATRTMENDRDRKMTIILTTFIPCSAKLPIIALIAGALFGGAPWVAPSAYFLGIIMIIICGIILKKTKLFSGDPAPFVMELPQYHIPGLKSVLIHMWERGKAFIIKAGTIIFVSCGVIWFLQSFSWSLEMVDAGDSILASMGNVIAPIFAPLGFGNWQATVATVTGLVAKENVVGTFGVLFGIADAVEDDPTLAGNVAAMFTAASAFAFMAFNLLCAPCFAAIGTIRREMGTWKWTWIAIGFQTLTAYLVALIINQVGGFILGTGSLIGAISSVVIVIAVVSIVIITGRSSKEKEVSGELSYTK, encoded by the coding sequence ATGTCAATCAAAATAGGTCTTGCAGGGAATCCTAACTGTGGAAAGACAACTATGTTTAATGAACTTACAGGTTCATCTCAATACGTTGGAAATTGGCCTGGAGTAACAGTTGAAAAAAAGGGTGGTAAGTTAAAAGGAAGTAAAGATGTTGAAATTGTTGATTTACCAGGTATTTATTCTTTATCACCATATACGTTAGAGGAAGTTGTAACACGTGATTTTATGATAAATGATAAACCAGATGCAATAGTTAATATAGTTGATGCATCTAACATTGAAAGAAACTTATATTTAACAACTCAAATCTTGGAACTTGGAATTCCAACGGTTATAGCACTTAATATGATGGATATTGTAGAGAAAAATGGAGATAAAATTGACATTAATAAATTATCTAAAACTCTTGGATGTCCAATAGTTGAAACATCAGCACTTAAAGGGAATGGAGTTAAAGAAGCAGCAGAAAAAGCAATTGAAGTTGCAAAAGCAAAAAGGAATCCGAATTTTATGTTAACTTTTTCTAAAGAGGCTAATGAAGCTTTTGAAGAAATAGAGAAAGTAATTTTAAAAAATATTCCACATGAAGGAATTCAAACACGTTGGCTTTCAATTAAACTTTTTGAGCGAGATCAAAATGTAATTGATAAGTTAAAACTTTCAAAAACTGTTTTAGATGAAATTGAAGTTATAATAAAAAATTATGAAGCTGAACTTGATGATGATTGTGAAAGTATTGTTACAGGAGACCGGTATGCATTTATTGGAGATGTTGTTTCAAGTACTATTAAAAAGCAAAGTAAAGGAAAAGAAACGACTTCTGATAAAATTGATAAAATTGTTACAAATCGTTTCCTAGCACTTCCAATTTTTGCAGCTATTATGTTCGGAGTATATTACATAGCAGTAAGTTCACTTGGAACTATAGTAACAGATTGGACAAATGATGTGTTGTTTGGAGAAATAATACAAACTAATGTTTCAAATTGGCTTATATCAGCAAATGTTGCAGATTGGTTGCAAGGATTAGTAGTAGATGGAATAATTGGTGGAGTTGGAGCAGTTCTTGGGTTCGTTCCACAAATCATGGTTTTATTCTTATTATTATCAATACTTGAGGACTGTGGATATATGTCGCGTGTAGCTTTCATTATGGATAGAATTTTTCGCAAATTTGGTCTTTCAGGTAAATCTTTTATTCCTATGTTAATCAGTTCAGGTTGCGGAGTTCCGGGAATTATGGCAACTCGTACTATGGAAAATGATAGAGATAGAAAGATGACAATTATATTAACTACATTTATTCCGTGTAGTGCAAAACTTCCAATCATTGCATTGATTGCAGGAGCACTTTTTGGTGGAGCCCCTTGGGTAGCACCATCAGCTTATTTCCTTGGGATAATAATGATTATTATATGTGGAATTATATTAAAGAAAACAAAATTATTTTCTGGAGATCCTGCACCATTTGTTATGGAGCTTCCACAATATCATATTCCAGGTTTAAAAAGTGTATTAATTCATATGTGGGAAAGGGGAAAAGCTTTTATTATTAAAGCTGGTACAATCATATTTGTTTCTTGTGGTGTAATATGGTTCTTACAATCATTTAGTTGGTCATTAGAAATGGTGGATGCAGGAGATAGTATATTAGCAAGTATGGGAAATGTTATAGCTCCTATTTTTGCACCTCTTGGATTTGGCAATTGGCAAGCAACTGTAGCAACAGTTACTGGACTTGTTGCAAAAGAAAATGTTGTTGGTACATTTGGTGTTTTATTTGGTATAGCAGATGCTGTAGAAGACGATCCAACGCTTGCTGGGAATGTTGCAGCAATGTTTACAGCAGCTAGTGCGTTTGCATTTATGGCATTTAATCTACTTTGTGCCCCTTGCTTCGCAGCAATAGGTACAATAAGGCGTGAAATGGGAACATGGAAATGGACATGGATAGCTATAGGCTTCCAAACATTAACTGCTTATTTGGTGGCACTTATTATTAATCAAGTTGGTGGTTTTATATTAGGAACTGGAAGCTTAATTGGAGCAATAAGTTCAGTAGTAATAGTAATTGCAGTAGTTTCTATAGTTATAATTACTGGAAGAAGTTCAAAAGAAAAAGAAGTTAGTGGAGAATTAAGTTATACAAAATAA
- a CDS encoding ferrous iron transport protein A, with translation MSTLKEIKCGQTVRVTKVDGVGPIRRRIMDMGITRGCEIYVRKVAPLGDPIEVTVRGYELSLRKTDAEMVVVE, from the coding sequence ATGAGCACATTAAAAGAAATAAAGTGTGGACAAACCGTTAGGGTTACAAAAGTTGATGGAGTAGGACCTATTCGTAGACGTATTATGGATATGGGTATTACAAGAGGCTGTGAAATTTATGTACGTAAGGTAGCACCTCTTGGAGATCCCATAGAAGTAACAGTTCGTGGATATGAATTATCTCTTCGTAAAACTGATGCAGAAATGGTTGTTGTAGAGTAA
- a CDS encoding ferrous iron transport protein A: protein MPLILATKGNEVNIKKITGNDETKRFLNSLGFVVGENVKIISELGGNLIINIKDSRVALDKGMASRIIV, encoded by the coding sequence ATGCCATTAATATTAGCAACTAAAGGAAATGAAGTGAATATTAAAAAGATAACTGGAAATGATGAAACAAAAAGATTTCTAAATAGCTTAGGTTTTGTTGTAGGAGAGAATGTTAAGATTATTTCTGAACTTGGGGGAAATCTTATAATAAATATTAAGGATAGTAGGGTTGCATTAGATAAAGGTATGGCAAGTCGAATAATAGTATAG
- a CDS encoding NADP-dependent isocitrate dehydrogenase (Converts isocitrate to alpha ketoglutarate): protein MEKIKMSTPLVEMDGDEMTRIIWGAIKEELLNPFIELNTEYYDLGLEYRNETNDKVTVDSAEAIKKYKVGVKCATITPNGARMKEYDLKEMWKSPNGTIRAILDGTVFRAPITVEPVKPYVRTWKKPITIARHAYGDIYRNVEMKIEGKGKCELVFTSENGEEKRELVHNFSEDGVVMGMHNLNNSIASFAKSCFNFALDTKQDLWFATKDTISKKYDHTFKDIFQEIFDAEYKTKFAEAGIEYFYTLIDDVVARVVKSEGGMIWACKNYDGDVMSDMVATAFGSLAMMTSVLVSPEGNYEYEAAHGTVQQHYYKHLKGEETSTNSIATIFAWSGALRKRGELDNNIALIEFADKLEKASIKTIEDGMMTKDLALIAEHNNIQTLNTFDFIKAIRKTLEEIL, encoded by the coding sequence ATGGAAAAAATTAAAATGTCGACTCCATTAGTTGAAATGGATGGAGACGAAATGACAAGAATCATTTGGGGTGCAATAAAAGAGGAATTATTAAATCCATTTATTGAACTAAATACAGAATATTATGATCTTGGATTAGAATATAGAAATGAAACTAATGATAAGGTTACTGTAGATTCTGCAGAAGCTATTAAAAAATATAAAGTAGGGGTAAAATGTGCAACTATCACACCTAATGGCGCAAGAATGAAAGAATATGATTTGAAAGAAATGTGGAAAAGTCCGAATGGAACTATAAGAGCAATATTAGATGGTACAGTATTTAGAGCACCAATTACAGTAGAACCAGTAAAACCATACGTTAGAACATGGAAGAAGCCTATTACTATAGCAAGACATGCTTATGGAGATATATACAGAAATGTAGAAATGAAAATAGAAGGAAAAGGCAAGTGTGAACTTGTATTTACTTCTGAAAATGGGGAAGAAAAAAGAGAATTAGTACATAATTTTTCTGAAGACGGTGTTGTTATGGGAATGCATAACCTTAATAACTCTATTGCAAGCTTTGCAAAAAGTTGCTTTAATTTTGCTCTAGATACAAAACAAGATTTATGGTTTGCAACTAAAGATACAATTTCAAAGAAATATGATCATACTTTTAAAGATATATTCCAAGAAATATTTGATGCTGAATATAAAACTAAGTTTGCTGAAGCTGGAATTGAATATTTCTATACATTAATAGATGATGTAGTTGCAAGAGTGGTTAAATCAGAAGGTGGAATGATTTGGGCTTGTAAAAACTATGATGGAGATGTAATGAGTGACATGGTAGCTACAGCTTTTGGGTCATTAGCAATGATGACATCAGTATTAGTTTCACCAGAAGGAAACTATGAATACGAAGCAGCTCATGGTACTGTTCAACAACATTACTATAAGCATTTAAAAGGGGAAGAAACATCAACTAATTCAATAGCAACTATATTTGCATGGTCTGGAGCTTTAAGAAAAAGAGGAGAGCTAGACAATAACATAGCATTAATTGAATTTGCAGATAAATTAGAAAAGGCTTCAATCAAAACAATCGAAGATGGCATGATGACTAAGGACTTAGCATTAATAGCAGAACATAATAATATTCAAACATTAAATACTTTTGATTTTATTAAAGCTATTAGAAAAACATTAGAAGAAATTCTTTAA
- a CDS encoding glutamine synthetase type III produces MNKINEIFASNVFNDSVMKERLPKATYKALKKTIEKGTALEPEVADIVASAMKDWAVEKGATHFTHWFQPMTGITAEKHDSFINPTSDGSVLLEFSGKELIKGEPDASSFPSGGLRATFEARGYTAWDCTSPAFIKDDSLCIPTAFCSYNGEALDKKTPLLRSMEAISGQALRVLRALGNTTTQKVITTVGPEQEYFLIDKKMYDARKDLILTGRTLFGAKPSKGQELEDHYFGTLTKRVSDFMKELDEELWKLGILAKTKHNEVAPAQHELAPIFSTTNISTDHNQLTMEIMKKIASKHDLYCLLHEKPFAGVNGSGKHNNWSMGTDDGMNLLEPGKSPHENQQFLLFLCAVVKAVDEYPDLLRVSAANAGNDHRLGANEAPPAIISMFLGDQLTDVLEQIEKGPATSSISSSELTIGVNTLPPLPKDATDRNRTSPFAFTGNKFEFRMVPSSASISGCNFVLNTIVAETLSEIADKLEKASDLNAEIQSILTNIVKSHKRIIFNGNGYSDEWVAEAEKRGLPNIKSTVESAKAMISEKNQAVLEKHGVLSRVEAESRYEITIENYNKIINIEALTTLEMSKRQIIPAVIQFATSLAKSINTIKATGINADISVQTELLTEVSTLTASLNKNVILLEKAVKKADNFQGDIFDLGMMYRYEVFEQMNILRADADKLETIVDEEFWPLPTYGDMLFNI; encoded by the coding sequence ATGAATAAAATCAATGAAATTTTTGCTTCAAATGTATTTAACGATTCTGTAATGAAAGAACGTCTTCCAAAGGCTACTTATAAAGCTTTAAAAAAGACAATTGAAAAAGGAACTGCTCTTGAACCAGAGGTTGCAGATATTGTTGCATCTGCAATGAAAGATTGGGCTGTTGAAAAAGGTGCTACTCACTTTACTCACTGGTTCCAACCAATGACTGGAATTACTGCTGAAAAACATGATTCTTTTATAAACCCGACGTCAGACGGAAGCGTATTATTAGAATTTTCAGGTAAAGAATTAATTAAAGGTGAACCTGATGCATCTTCTTTCCCTTCGGGTGGACTCCGAGCTACTTTTGAAGCTAGAGGATATACTGCATGGGATTGTACTTCACCAGCATTTATTAAAGATGATTCTTTATGCATACCAACTGCATTCTGTTCTTATAACGGAGAAGCTTTAGATAAGAAAACTCCATTATTACGTTCAATGGAAGCTATATCTGGTCAAGCTCTACGTGTTTTAAGAGCACTAGGCAATACTACTACTCAAAAAGTTATTACAACTGTAGGTCCTGAACAAGAATACTTCTTAATTGACAAAAAAATGTATGATGCTCGTAAAGATCTTATATTAACTGGAAGAACATTATTCGGAGCAAAACCTTCAAAAGGTCAAGAACTTGAAGATCATTACTTCGGAACATTAACAAAAAGAGTTTCTGATTTCATGAAAGAGTTAGATGAAGAACTTTGGAAGCTTGGAATATTAGCTAAAACTAAGCATAATGAAGTTGCTCCTGCTCAACATGAATTAGCTCCTATATTTAGTACAACAAATATATCAACTGATCACAACCAACTTACAATGGAAATAATGAAGAAAATTGCGTCAAAACACGATTTATATTGTTTACTTCATGAAAAACCATTTGCTGGAGTAAACGGATCAGGTAAGCATAACAACTGGTCAATGGGTACTGATGATGGAATGAATCTTCTTGAACCAGGTAAATCTCCACATGAAAATCAACAATTCCTTTTATTCCTTTGTGCTGTAGTAAAAGCTGTTGATGAATATCCAGATTTATTAAGAGTATCAGCTGCTAATGCTGGAAATGATCATAGATTAGGTGCTAATGAAGCTCCTCCAGCTATAATTTCTATGTTCTTAGGAGATCAATTAACTGATGTATTAGAACAAATTGAAAAAGGTCCAGCTACAAGTTCTATATCTTCAAGTGAATTAACTATTGGAGTAAATACGTTACCGCCTCTTCCAAAAGATGCAACTGACAGAAACAGAACTTCTCCATTTGCATTTACAGGAAATAAGTTTGAGTTTAGAATGGTTCCATCTTCAGCTTCAATTTCTGGATGTAACTTTGTTTTAAATACAATAGTTGCTGAAACTTTATCTGAAATTGCAGATAAACTTGAAAAGGCTTCTGATTTAAATGCTGAAATACAATCAATCTTAACTAATATTGTTAAATCTCATAAGAGAATAATATTTAATGGAAATGGATATTCAGATGAATGGGTTGCTGAAGCTGAAAAAAGAGGACTTCCAAATATTAAATCTACTGTAGAATCTGCTAAAGCTATGATTTCTGAAAAGAATCAAGCTGTACTAGAAAAACATGGAGTTTTAAGTAGAGTAGAAGCAGAATCTCGTTATGAAATTACTATTGAAAACTATAATAAAATTATAAATATAGAAGCTTTAACAACACTTGAAATGTCAAAACGTCAAATTATACCTGCTGTAATTCAGTTTGCTACAAGTCTTGCAAAATCAATAAACACTATAAAAGCTACTGGAATAAATGCAGATATATCAGTTCAAACTGAATTATTAACTGAAGTGTCAACATTAACAGCTTCATTAAATAAAAATGTAATTCTTCTTGAAAAAGCAGTTAAAAAAGCAGATAACTTCCAAGGTGATATATTTGATTTAGGAATGATGTACAGATACGAAGTATTCGAACAAATGAATATTTTAAGAGCTGATGCTGATAAGCTTGAAACTATAGTTGATGAAGAATTCTGGCCATTACCAACTTATGGTGATATGTTATTCAACATTTAA
- a CDS encoding glutamate synthase, whose amino-acid sequence MGKPTGFLEYDREEGKNREPKERLKDYKEFHKRLPLEKQCIQGARCMDCGVPFCQSGVLFAGMVSGCPLHNLIPEWNDLVYRGKWDLAYERLNKTNPFPEFTGRVCPAPCEAGCTAGLNGPSITIKENERAIIDTAFENKTVKANPPAKRTGKTVAVIGSGPAGLAAADTLNKCGHKVTVFERSDRPGGLLMYGIPNMKLDKEVILRRVHLMAEEGIRFVNNANVGDNYDAKEILNEYDAVVLATGASEPRDIQAEGRSEVKGVHFAVDFLKANTKSLLDSNHSDNNYISAKDKNVIVIGGGDTGTDCVGTSLRHGCSSLVQFEIMGEPGKERSENNPWPEWPKILKVDYGQEEFIEVYGKDPREYLTTVTALHGDTDGNLESVDTVKVEWKKDESGRFSPVPVKGSEKNWKAELVLLAMGFTGSQNYIKDVFGVESDARTNIKAGETDFRTNIPKIFATGDARRGQSLVVTAINEGIQAGISVNKFLRK is encoded by the coding sequence ATGGGTAAACCAACAGGATTTTTAGAGTATGATAGAGAAGAAGGAAAAAATAGAGAACCTAAAGAAAGACTAAAAGATTATAAAGAGTTTCATAAAAGACTTCCATTGGAAAAGCAATGTATTCAAGGTGCAAGATGTATGGATTGTGGTGTTCCATTTTGTCAATCAGGAGTGTTATTTGCAGGGATGGTATCAGGATGTCCACTTCACAACTTAATTCCTGAATGGAATGATTTAGTGTATAGAGGCAAATGGGATTTGGCTTATGAAAGATTGAATAAGACTAACCCATTCCCAGAATTTACAGGAAGAGTATGTCCTGCTCCATGTGAAGCTGGATGTACAGCAGGATTAAATGGTCCTTCGATTACTATAAAGGAAAACGAAAGAGCAATAATTGATACTGCTTTTGAAAATAAAACAGTTAAGGCAAATCCACCCGCTAAGAGAACTGGAAAAACAGTTGCAGTAATAGGATCAGGGCCAGCAGGACTTGCAGCAGCAGATACGTTAAATAAATGTGGTCATAAAGTTACTGTATTTGAAAGAAGTGACAGACCAGGTGGATTATTGATGTATGGAATTCCTAACATGAAGCTTGATAAAGAAGTTATCTTAAGAAGAGTTCATCTAATGGCGGAAGAAGGAATTAGATTTGTGAACAATGCGAATGTTGGTGATAACTATGATGCTAAGGAGATTTTAAATGAATATGATGCAGTAGTTCTTGCGACAGGGGCATCTGAACCTAGAGATATTCAAGCAGAGGGTAGATCAGAAGTTAAAGGAGTTCATTTTGCAGTAGATTTCTTAAAAGCTAATACTAAGAGTCTTTTAGATTCAAATCACTCAGATAACAACTACATTTCTGCAAAAGATAAAAATGTAATTGTAATTGGCGGTGGAGATACAGGAACAGACTGCGTTGGAACTTCACTTAGACATGGTTGCAGTTCATTAGTTCAATTTGAAATAATGGGAGAGCCAGGTAAAGAAAGAAGTGAAAATAATCCATGGCCAGAATGGCCTAAAATTCTTAAGGTTGATTATGGCCAAGAAGAATTTATAGAAGTATATGGAAAGGATCCAAGAGAATATTTAACTACAGTTACAGCTCTTCATGGAGATACGGATGGAAATCTTGAAAGTGTTGATACTGTAAAAGTTGAATGGAAAAAGGATGAAAGTGGAAGATTTTCACCAGTGCCAGTTAAAGGGTCAGAAAAGAATTGGAAGGCTGAACTTGTATTACTTGCAATGGGATTCACAGGATCACAAAACTATATTAAAGATGTTTTTGGAGTAGAGTCAGATGCAAGAACTAACATAAAAGCAGGAGAAACAGATTTTAGAACAAATATTCCTAAAATATTTGCAACAGGTGATGCTAGACGTGGTCAATCATTAGTTGTAACTGCAATAAATGAAGGAATACAAGCAGGAATATCAGTTAATAAATTTTTGAGAAAATAA